One window of the Pseudofrankia sp. DC12 genome contains the following:
- a CDS encoding AMP-binding protein, producing MSGLTDLDVRLPEPVLDHRPGEPVPEAEFIEAAMRWHFDPATGSPFWVRVADQLGFDPRRDVHTIADLAKFPNLVDLLREIPAHDLIPRGYGPDPGITGVYDSGGTTGAPKRVVFLDDWMNWLNDYLTADMTARSYPTGVDWLAVTPSGPHMFGAFLERAVRRVGRMRFTIDLDPRWVKRSIAEGRADEADRYAEHLIDQARHVLTTQDIRVMVITPPLLERLARREELVDLVNAKVRIIEWGGAHLDADSRYLYMTEIFPDVALYGRYGSTMILGAAVERLGITAQDRCVFDPPTPYITFSVIDPETGRPVEYGARGQVVMSHVSRSALLPNNLERDEATRVEPVPGSIQIGDSVADVAPLQEFGGGTVIEGVY from the coding sequence ATGTCTGGGCTCACCGATCTGGACGTGCGCCTGCCCGAGCCGGTGCTCGACCACCGGCCGGGCGAACCGGTGCCGGAGGCCGAGTTCATCGAGGCCGCGATGCGCTGGCACTTCGACCCGGCCACCGGCTCGCCGTTCTGGGTGCGGGTGGCCGACCAGCTGGGCTTCGACCCGCGACGCGACGTGCACACCATCGCCGATCTGGCGAAGTTCCCCAACCTGGTGGACCTGCTGCGCGAGATCCCAGCCCATGACCTCATCCCCCGCGGCTACGGCCCGGACCCGGGGATCACCGGGGTTTACGACAGCGGCGGGACCACCGGAGCGCCCAAGCGCGTGGTCTTCCTCGACGACTGGATGAACTGGCTGAACGACTACCTCACGGCCGACATGACCGCTCGTTCCTATCCCACCGGCGTCGACTGGCTGGCGGTCACACCGAGTGGCCCGCACATGTTCGGCGCCTTCCTCGAACGGGCCGTCCGCCGGGTCGGAAGGATGAGGTTCACCATTGACCTCGACCCCCGCTGGGTGAAGCGCTCCATCGCCGAGGGCCGGGCCGACGAGGCCGACCGCTACGCCGAGCACCTCATCGACCAGGCCCGGCACGTGCTCACGACGCAGGACATCCGGGTCATGGTCATCACGCCGCCGCTGCTGGAGCGCCTGGCCCGCCGCGAGGAGCTGGTGGATCTCGTCAACGCCAAGGTGCGGATCATCGAATGGGGCGGCGCGCACCTCGACGCCGACAGCCGCTACCTGTACATGACCGAGATCTTCCCCGACGTCGCGCTCTACGGCCGCTACGGCAGCACGATGATCCTCGGCGCCGCGGTCGAGCGCCTCGGGATCACGGCGCAGGACCGGTGTGTGTTCGACCCGCCGACGCCCTACATCACCTTCTCGGTGATCGACCCGGAAACCGGCCGGCCGGTCGAGTACGGCGCCCGCGGACAGGTAGTGATGAGCCACGTCAGCCGGTCCGCGTTGCTGCCGAACAACCTGGAGCGCGACGAGGCCACCCGCGTCGAGCCCGTGCCGGGGTCCATCCAGATCGGCGACTCGGTCGCCGACGTCGCGCCGCTGCAGGAGTTCGGCGGCGGGACCGTCATCGAGGGGGTGTACTGA
- a CDS encoding SpoIIE family protein phosphatase, whose translation MRESPSAHHGQGGRSPAAARHAPAPHGSAWPAHPPDPLAAAVARRLRPGTTAPPKTTRHGGTRAAVPARPTMPARPTMPARPTVTRRAAAPTAESRPSAWPPWRAIVLPLLTLAAVMGVELSNRTWTYIGYTVLVPMVAANLAGPRMTSIFAGLALAAGGFSIWWEHLWDPAHGGLPALTARLAGILVGGVMAVLASRYNTGRETKLANITQVANTAQRAILSDLPATSAAGLRLAVRYESAATEASVGGDLYEMIDSPWGTRLLLGDTRGKGLDAVRLASRVLGCFRVVARRRTDVCAIVPDLDAEVASVAGLDDFVTGIVAQFGPDRLTLVSAGHPDPVLLRDGRARLLAPPQRQPPLGLGARSSSTLTVPVRPGDRLLLYTDGIAEAREPRTRAFFPLLPAVERALGRTGSLDEGLTRLVDAVQHWTGSALQDDVALLVAEVPAGPVPSPTDRPAGRRRRGSLHGWLGLG comes from the coding sequence ATGCGTGAGAGTCCCTCGGCCCATCACGGGCAGGGCGGACGATCGCCAGCCGCGGCGCGCCACGCCCCCGCACCTCACGGGTCCGCCTGGCCGGCGCATCCGCCGGACCCGCTGGCCGCCGCCGTTGCCCGCCGCCTGCGGCCCGGGACGACAGCACCGCCGAAGACCACCCGGCACGGCGGCACCCGCGCCGCCGTGCCCGCCCGGCCCACCATGCCCGCCCGGCCCACCATGCCCGCCCGGCCCACCGTGACCAGGCGGGCTGCCGCGCCGACGGCCGAGTCCCGGCCATCCGCCTGGCCGCCGTGGCGGGCGATCGTGCTCCCGCTGCTGACACTCGCCGCCGTGATGGGCGTTGAACTGAGCAACCGGACGTGGACATACATCGGATACACCGTGCTGGTCCCGATGGTGGCTGCGAACCTCGCCGGCCCCCGGATGACCTCGATCTTCGCCGGCCTCGCGCTCGCCGCGGGTGGTTTCTCGATCTGGTGGGAGCACCTGTGGGACCCGGCGCACGGCGGGTTGCCGGCGCTGACCGCCCGCCTGGCCGGAATCCTCGTCGGCGGTGTGATGGCGGTCCTCGCCAGCCGCTACAACACGGGTCGCGAGACGAAGCTCGCGAACATCACCCAGGTCGCCAACACGGCGCAGCGCGCGATTCTCTCGGACCTGCCGGCGACCTCCGCCGCCGGCCTACGCCTCGCCGTCCGCTACGAGAGCGCCGCGACCGAAGCGTCGGTCGGCGGCGACCTGTACGAGATGATCGACAGCCCCTGGGGAACCCGCCTGCTGCTCGGTGACACCCGCGGCAAGGGTCTCGACGCGGTCCGGCTCGCCAGCCGGGTGCTCGGCTGTTTCCGGGTGGTCGCCCGCAGGCGAACCGACGTCTGCGCCATCGTCCCGGACCTCGACGCCGAGGTCGCCTCGGTGGCTGGGCTGGACGACTTCGTGACCGGCATCGTCGCCCAGTTCGGCCCGGACCGGCTCACCCTCGTCAGCGCGGGCCATCCCGACCCGGTGCTGCTCCGCGACGGCCGCGCCCGGCTCCTCGCCCCGCCGCAGCGCCAGCCGCCCCTCGGACTGGGCGCACGCTCCTCGAGCACGCTCACGGTGCCGGTCCGTCCCGGCGACCGTCTGCTCCTCTACACCGACGGGATCGCTGAGGCGCGTGAGCCCCGGACCCGCGCGTTCTTCCCACTGCTGCCCGCCGTCGAGCGCGCACTCGGCCGGACCGGCTCGCTCGACGAGGGCCTCACGCGGCTGGTGGACGCGGTCCAGCACTGGACCGGCTCCGCTCTGCAGGACGACGTCGCCCTGCTGGTCGCGGAGGTGCCAGCCGGCCCGGTCCCGTCACCCACGGACCGGCCGGCGGGCCGGCGCCGGCGCGGCTCACTTCACGGCTGGCTGGGCCTCGGCTGA
- a CDS encoding ABC transporter ATP-binding protein, translating to MPGPRRRRGRGVPEPDDSALPSGLTGPVDIPDPPPPPRLPRRERFRQGVRSAVATAAGLPRVLRLCWQASPWATVLLAVLTVVVGLFPALTASTARLLVDAVVHAVEIRASHRPDRATLVLPLPGSPHVATTSSTHVVFWLAVTQFVVYTVSEVLTAARSIVQRVLSDRLSLTVSTMVVAKASQLELSFFEQSESYDLLQRAADQGTRPFNTLTTFFGLLQTLVTFASMIGLLIGLNPWLGLIVLVAPIPAFIVDTRYGRWTYARSRWTSPVNRRIVYLQRLLTTDNDAKEIKIFNLGPYLVERFRLLSANYNQRLRELSIRRQLAELGWSLLSEIARSGSYLYVALQAAAGALTLGDLTLYGTAASSVQGGVSSMLSSLTQMYENNLYVDDLYRLLAAPTETELQAARAAARAELATAGPVAPGSTPPPRQSPEDALSTADEGSTGGSSPAEPSPAEPVPTGSALAGPVTAGTAVGSLDGRPKRPRGSAAALTKPGPWTAGGPPPEPVPRSIVAAFAPTPLPVPLRGDVVFDHVSFHYPGTDRNALVDVTFEVAAGETIAIVGRNGAGKSTLIKLLCRLYSPDEGRILIDGVDIADVDADVLRSQFGAVFQDHVSFQASAAENIGLGQLDELEDRPRVEGAGVAGGADEFIRDLAHGYDTALGRWFGNGVNLSGGQWQKVALSRGFMREARILVLDEPSAALDARAEHDLFARLRALATNRTAFYISHRFSTVRQADRIIFLEGGGITESGTHQELMARGGQYAELFTLQAAAYTDDGVPERPAQSHRPGTRAGSPPDPRPSG from the coding sequence ATGCCGGGACCGCGGCGCCGCCGTGGCAGGGGCGTACCCGAACCTGACGACTCCGCGCTGCCGAGCGGGCTGACCGGGCCGGTCGACATTCCGGACCCGCCGCCGCCGCCACGGCTGCCGCGGCGGGAACGCTTCCGCCAGGGTGTGCGCAGTGCCGTGGCGACGGCCGCCGGGCTGCCCCGGGTGCTGCGCCTGTGCTGGCAGGCCAGCCCGTGGGCGACGGTCCTGCTCGCCGTACTGACCGTCGTGGTCGGCCTCTTCCCCGCGCTGACGGCGTCGACGGCCCGGCTGCTCGTCGACGCCGTGGTGCACGCGGTCGAGATCCGTGCGTCGCACCGGCCCGACCGGGCGACCCTGGTGCTGCCCCTGCCGGGCAGCCCGCACGTGGCGACGACGTCCAGCACCCACGTCGTCTTCTGGCTGGCCGTCACCCAGTTCGTCGTCTACACGGTCAGCGAGGTGCTGACGGCGGCGCGGTCGATCGTGCAGCGCGTCCTGTCCGACCGGCTGTCGCTGACCGTCTCGACCATGGTCGTCGCCAAGGCCAGCCAGCTGGAGCTCAGCTTCTTCGAGCAGTCCGAGTCCTACGACCTGCTGCAGCGGGCCGCCGACCAGGGCACCAGGCCGTTCAACACGCTGACGACGTTCTTCGGGCTGCTACAGACGCTGGTGACCTTCGCCAGCATGATCGGACTGTTGATCGGCCTGAACCCGTGGCTTGGCCTCATCGTGCTGGTCGCCCCGATCCCTGCGTTCATCGTCGACACCCGCTATGGCCGGTGGACCTATGCCCGCAGCCGGTGGACCTCGCCGGTCAACCGGCGAATCGTGTATCTCCAGCGGTTGCTGACCACGGACAACGACGCCAAGGAAATCAAGATCTTCAACCTTGGCCCGTACCTGGTCGAGCGGTTCCGGCTGCTGTCCGCGAACTACAACCAGCGGCTGCGGGAGCTGTCCATCCGGCGTCAGCTCGCCGAGCTGGGCTGGAGCCTGCTCAGTGAGATCGCTCGCTCCGGCAGCTACCTGTACGTCGCCCTGCAGGCCGCCGCCGGCGCCCTGACCCTCGGTGACCTCACGCTGTACGGCACGGCGGCCTCCAGCGTGCAGGGCGGGGTCTCGAGCATGCTCAGCTCGCTGACCCAGATGTACGAGAACAACCTCTACGTCGACGACCTCTACCGCCTGCTGGCGGCACCGACCGAGACCGAGCTCCAGGCGGCAAGGGCTGCGGCTCGGGCCGAACTCGCGACGGCCGGGCCGGTGGCGCCGGGATCGACGCCCCCGCCACGGCAATCGCCCGAGGACGCGCTTTCGACGGCTGACGAGGGGTCCACTGGTGGGTCGTCTCCGGCGGAGCCGTCTCCGGCGGAGCCGGTTCCAACGGGATCGGCTCTGGCGGGACCAGTCACCGCGGGCACGGCTGTCGGCTCGTTGGACGGCCGGCCGAAGCGGCCACGCGGATCGGCGGCCGCGCTCACGAAGCCAGGTCCGTGGACGGCCGGAGGCCCACCGCCCGAGCCGGTTCCGCGGTCCATCGTCGCCGCGTTCGCCCCGACGCCGCTGCCCGTCCCGTTGCGCGGCGACGTCGTGTTCGACCACGTCTCGTTCCACTACCCCGGCACCGACCGCAACGCCCTGGTCGACGTCACCTTCGAGGTCGCGGCGGGGGAGACGATCGCGATCGTCGGACGTAACGGAGCGGGCAAGTCGACGCTGATCAAGCTGCTGTGCCGGCTCTACTCGCCGGACGAGGGCCGGATTCTCATCGACGGCGTCGACATCGCCGACGTGGATGCGGACGTGCTCCGCTCGCAGTTCGGCGCGGTCTTCCAGGACCATGTGTCGTTCCAGGCGAGCGCCGCGGAGAACATCGGACTGGGCCAGCTCGACGAGCTCGAGGACCGGCCCCGCGTGGAGGGGGCGGGTGTCGCGGGCGGCGCGGACGAGTTCATCCGGGATCTCGCCCACGGCTACGACACGGCTCTGGGCCGCTGGTTCGGCAACGGCGTGAACCTGTCCGGCGGCCAGTGGCAGAAGGTCGCCCTTTCTCGTGGCTTCATGCGCGAGGCCCGCATCCTGGTGCTCGACGAGCCGAGCGCGGCGCTCGACGCCCGCGCCGAGCACGACCTGTTCGCGCGGCTGCGCGCGCTCGCGACCAACCGCACGGCCTTCTACATCTCGCACCGGTTCTCCACGGTCCGCCAGGCCGACCGGATCATCTTCCTGGAAGGCGGAGGCATCACCGAGTCCGGAACCCACCAGGAGCTGATGGCCCGGGGCGGCCAGTACGCCGAGCTCTTCACCCTCCAGGCCGCCGCCTACACCGACGACGGGGTCCCCGAGCGGCCAGCCCAGTCTCACCGTCCAGGTACGAGGGCGGGATCACCCCCGGATCCTCGGCCCAGCGGTTGA
- a CDS encoding DUF262 domain-containing protein yields the protein MTTQALLDGSGSERFSIPALVQLVRQGSVRVPVYQRDFVWDAGDVRDLFDSIYRGFPVGTLLFWRHSAPAGAASLGPIAMNVEADEHAYWVVDGQQRIISLVGSLASEFEDIDERFEVYFDLASQRFVNLRKGVRPPRAVPVREALETKSLLAWLRQHADDLEVADYDLADRLGGAIRDYRIPAYVVTGDDQELLRKVFDRVNTAGRPMSRAQVFHALFAGETKMGSPASVVAALRTMKFGELGEDRVVQSLLGIRGGNIQRDLHDEFGADENVASWYDQTEQALAKAISFLRAEGVDHLLLVPHTLPIPVLATFFHLHPDPQPWTLRLLARWLWRGWVHDFGQGGGQTPILRRAINSINPQKLAGQVPDEYSAARSLLGCSTDGPAPDLPLNNFNPNHARSRLVMLALASLHPRTSDGILVDLAEEVEAHGSGAITPIVRGYRSRAAARAFWPSGSARMALTSDPRVLASHAIDEAAITALRAGQVERFVVRREELIKNILSGFLDSRIEPGGLVRPPLADLIATGITEEV from the coding sequence ATGACAACCCAGGCTCTTCTCGATGGCTCGGGATCCGAGAGGTTCAGTATCCCCGCTCTGGTCCAGCTCGTGCGGCAGGGTTCCGTTCGCGTCCCCGTGTACCAGCGGGACTTCGTCTGGGATGCGGGCGATGTTCGCGACCTCTTTGACAGCATCTATCGGGGCTTCCCGGTAGGAACTCTGCTCTTCTGGCGGCACAGCGCCCCGGCTGGTGCCGCCTCACTCGGTCCGATTGCGATGAACGTCGAAGCGGATGAACACGCGTACTGGGTTGTCGACGGTCAGCAGCGTATTATCTCGCTGGTTGGCTCCCTTGCGTCGGAATTTGAGGATATCGACGAGCGTTTTGAGGTATATTTCGATCTTGCGAGCCAGCGCTTCGTCAACCTCCGAAAGGGGGTCCGTCCACCGCGTGCTGTTCCGGTCCGAGAGGCTCTTGAGACGAAGTCGCTGCTCGCTTGGCTGCGGCAGCATGCCGATGACCTGGAAGTGGCTGACTACGATCTCGCGGATCGTCTCGGCGGGGCGATCCGCGATTACAGGATTCCTGCCTACGTCGTTACTGGCGACGACCAGGAACTGCTACGCAAGGTTTTCGATCGAGTCAACACCGCTGGTAGACCAATGAGCCGGGCGCAGGTGTTCCATGCGCTCTTCGCTGGTGAGACCAAGATGGGGAGCCCCGCCAGCGTCGTCGCCGCCCTGCGCACGATGAAGTTTGGTGAGCTAGGCGAAGACCGGGTCGTGCAGAGCCTGCTCGGAATCCGCGGGGGCAACATTCAGCGAGACCTCCACGACGAGTTCGGTGCCGATGAGAACGTGGCAAGCTGGTACGACCAGACTGAACAGGCCCTTGCCAAAGCGATCAGCTTCCTCCGGGCCGAGGGAGTGGACCACCTGCTGCTGGTCCCTCACACATTGCCGATACCGGTGCTCGCCACGTTCTTCCACCTCCATCCCGATCCGCAGCCGTGGACGCTCCGGCTGCTGGCGCGCTGGCTCTGGCGTGGCTGGGTACACGACTTCGGGCAGGGCGGCGGACAGACTCCGATCCTTCGCCGCGCCATTAATTCCATCAACCCGCAGAAACTGGCTGGCCAGGTACCCGACGAGTACTCCGCGGCCAGGTCACTTCTCGGCTGCTCCACGGATGGCCCGGCGCCGGACCTGCCGTTGAACAATTTCAACCCGAACCACGCCCGCAGCAGGCTTGTGATGCTGGCGTTGGCATCGCTACACCCGAGGACAAGCGATGGCATCCTTGTCGACCTGGCCGAAGAAGTGGAAGCACATGGTTCCGGTGCGATCACGCCGATCGTCCGTGGCTACCGCTCCCGCGCCGCAGCCCGAGCTTTCTGGCCCAGTGGCTCGGCGCGTATGGCCCTGACCAGCGATCCGAGGGTACTCGCCAGCCATGCGATCGATGAGGCGGCCATCACTGCTCTTCGCGCCGGCCAGGTCGAACGATTTGTCGTCCGGCGCGAAGAGCTGATCAAAAATATTCTGAGTGGTTTCCTGGACAGCAGAATCGAGCCGGGAGGCCTCGTCCGACCGCCGCTCGCAGACCTCATCGCGACTGGGATTACGGAGGAGGTCTAA
- a CDS encoding type II toxin-antitoxin system HipA family toxin, whose translation MSADSVLLIQLQAVTGDWVDVGYLRSTRDQTNWFEFLESYWNLQDRPVLGQVFEEHGRSWTPSARVALPHWFSHLLSEGMLRRAVAEAAHVNTHREFELLRRLGAADLPGAVRAVSTTVLRDDSVSPSHPAENDSAEYVDPLLKFSLAGVQLKFSVYGDERGLTVPARGRAGNVILKFPDGRPGFSGVPQAELGSLELARAAEIEAPKAFLVAPSAVGGLEDWAKRTSESALAVPRFDRGLADKRVHMEEIAQVMDIPTARESAKYRRANFETIAVIVEALTGTANVGDVIDRIVLNVLVGNGDAHLKNWAVLYPDGRRPVLSPVYDVVPTVLYMPNDDLGLNLGGSKKFSDITAGSFDRIGSRTQFGVTESRRRVADAVSRVLDNWSVLRDHLAAEDLRRLTDRQATLALLGHSRPV comes from the coding sequence GTGTCTGCCGACTCCGTACTGCTCATCCAGCTCCAAGCTGTCACAGGTGACTGGGTCGACGTGGGTTATCTTCGCAGCACTCGCGACCAGACGAACTGGTTTGAGTTTCTCGAGTCCTATTGGAACCTGCAGGACAGGCCGGTGCTGGGTCAGGTCTTCGAGGAACACGGCCGATCCTGGACCCCGAGTGCCCGCGTCGCGCTTCCGCACTGGTTCTCTCATCTTCTTTCTGAGGGCATGCTTCGACGGGCGGTAGCGGAAGCCGCGCACGTGAACACCCACCGAGAGTTCGAGCTGCTCAGACGCCTTGGCGCCGCAGATCTGCCTGGAGCAGTCCGGGCTGTCTCGACGACGGTGCTTCGCGATGACTCTGTGTCGCCCAGCCATCCGGCGGAGAATGATTCGGCGGAGTATGTCGACCCGCTGCTCAAGTTCAGCCTGGCGGGTGTGCAGCTGAAGTTCTCGGTCTATGGCGATGAACGCGGCCTGACGGTTCCCGCGCGTGGGCGGGCAGGTAATGTAATCCTGAAGTTCCCCGACGGGCGCCCGGGTTTTTCCGGTGTGCCTCAGGCCGAGCTGGGGAGCCTTGAGCTGGCACGCGCGGCTGAGATCGAGGCGCCAAAGGCTTTTCTCGTGGCGCCGTCCGCGGTGGGAGGACTCGAAGACTGGGCGAAGCGTACCTCTGAATCGGCGCTTGCCGTGCCGCGTTTCGACCGAGGGCTCGCGGACAAGCGTGTGCATATGGAGGAGATCGCGCAGGTCATGGATATTCCTACAGCCAGGGAGTCCGCCAAGTACCGTCGCGCGAACTTCGAGACGATCGCTGTGATCGTTGAGGCGCTGACCGGCACGGCCAACGTCGGTGATGTCATCGACAGGATCGTTCTCAATGTTCTTGTTGGAAACGGGGACGCTCATCTGAAGAACTGGGCGGTGTTGTACCCGGACGGGCGCCGACCCGTTCTGAGCCCTGTCTACGATGTGGTTCCGACTGTCCTCTACATGCCCAACGACGACCTTGGCCTGAATCTTGGCGGCTCGAAGAAGTTCAGTGACATCACGGCCGGCAGCTTCGACCGCATCGGGAGCCGCACACAATTCGGCGTCACGGAAAGCCGGCGGCGGGTTGCCGACGCTGTGAGCAGGGTGCTCGACAACTGGTCGGTGCTACGGGACCATCTGGCGGCAGAGGACCTGCGTCGCCTCACTGATCGGCAAGCTACGCTCGCTCTCCTCGGGCACTCCCGACCGGTGTAG
- the ettA gene encoding energy-dependent translational throttle protein EttA has product MAQYVFQMRKARKAHGEKVVLDDVTLAFLPGAKIGVVGPNGAGKSTLLKLMAGLDHPSNGDAILSPGYTVGMLAQEPVLDETKDVRGNVEDGVAEIRKVLADYEFINEKLADPDADFDTLLADQAALIDKIEAANAWELDSQLDQAMDALRLPPGDADVSKLSGGERRRVALCRLLLEAPDLLLLDEPTNHLDAESVLWLEQHLARYAGAVLAVTHDRYFLDNVAGWILELDRGRAIPYEGNYSTYLENKAARVKVEGQKDAKRRRMLAQELEWVRSSPKARQAKSKARLSRYEELAAEADKSRPRDFDDIQIPPGPRLGNLVIEAKNLTKGFGDRVLIDNLSFSLPRGGIVGIIGPNGVGKTTLFTMLTGEATPDAGALAVGDTVDISYVDQSRSGLDGKKNVWQVVSDGLDHIIVGKVDFPSRAYVSSFGFKGPDQQKPVGVLSGGERNRLNLALTLKHGGNVLLLDEPTNDLDVETLRSLEDALLEFAGCAVVISHDRWFLDRVATHILAWEGDEQNPARWFWFEGNFADYEANKLERLGLEAARPHRVTYRKLNRD; this is encoded by the coding sequence ATGGCCCAGTACGTCTTCCAGATGCGCAAGGCGCGCAAAGCCCACGGCGAGAAGGTCGTCCTCGACGACGTGACCCTGGCGTTCCTGCCCGGGGCCAAGATCGGCGTGGTCGGCCCGAACGGGGCGGGCAAGTCGACGCTGCTCAAGCTGATGGCCGGCCTCGACCACCCAAGCAACGGCGACGCGATCCTCTCCCCCGGGTACACGGTCGGGATGCTCGCGCAGGAGCCGGTCCTCGACGAGACCAAGGACGTCCGCGGCAACGTCGAGGACGGCGTCGCCGAGATCCGCAAGGTCCTCGCCGACTACGAGTTCATCAACGAGAAGTTGGCCGACCCGGACGCCGACTTCGACACACTGCTCGCCGACCAGGCCGCGCTGATCGACAAGATCGAGGCCGCGAACGCCTGGGAGCTCGACAGCCAGCTCGACCAGGCGATGGACGCGCTGCGGCTGCCGCCGGGCGACGCCGACGTCTCCAAGCTCTCGGGTGGCGAGCGCCGCCGGGTGGCGCTGTGCCGGCTGCTGCTGGAGGCCCCCGACCTGCTGCTGCTCGACGAGCCGACCAACCACCTGGACGCCGAGTCGGTGCTCTGGCTGGAGCAGCACCTGGCCCGCTACGCCGGCGCCGTGCTGGCCGTCACGCACGACCGGTACTTCCTGGACAACGTGGCCGGCTGGATCCTGGAGCTCGACCGCGGCCGGGCGATCCCCTACGAGGGCAACTACTCCACCTACCTGGAGAACAAGGCCGCCCGGGTCAAGGTCGAGGGCCAGAAGGACGCCAAGCGGCGCCGGATGCTGGCCCAGGAGCTTGAATGGGTCCGCTCCAGCCCCAAGGCGCGCCAGGCCAAGAGCAAGGCCCGCCTGTCCCGCTACGAGGAGCTCGCGGCCGAGGCGGACAAGTCCAGGCCGCGCGACTTCGACGACATCCAGATCCCGCCCGGCCCGCGCCTGGGCAACCTGGTGATCGAGGCCAAGAACCTCACGAAGGGCTTCGGCGACCGGGTGCTGATCGACAACCTGTCGTTCAGCCTGCCGCGCGGTGGCATCGTCGGGATCATCGGCCCGAACGGCGTCGGCAAGACCACCCTGTTCACCATGCTCACCGGCGAGGCGACGCCCGACGCCGGCGCGCTGGCCGTGGGCGACACGGTCGACATCTCCTACGTCGACCAGTCGCGCAGCGGCCTGGACGGCAAGAAGAACGTCTGGCAGGTCGTCTCCGACGGGCTCGACCACATCATCGTCGGCAAGGTCGACTTCCCGAGCCGGGCGTACGTGTCCTCGTTCGGTTTCAAGGGCCCGGACCAGCAGAAGCCGGTCGGGGTGCTCTCGGGCGGCGAGCGCAACCGGCTGAACCTGGCGCTGACGCTCAAGCACGGCGGCAACGTGCTGCTGCTCGACGAGCCGACCAACGACCTCGACGTCGAGACGCTGCGCTCGCTGGAGGACGCGCTGCTGGAGTTCGCCGGCTGCGCCGTGGTCATCTCCCACGACCGGTGGTTCCTCGACCGGGTCGCCACGCACATCCTCGCCTGGGAGGGCGACGAGCAGAACCCGGCCAGGTGGTTCTGGTTCGAGGGCAACTTCGCCGACTACGAGGCCAACAAGCTGGAGCGCCTCGGCCTGGAGGCCGCCCGCCCCCACCGCGTCACCTACCGCAAGCTCAACCGCGACTGA
- a CDS encoding metalloregulator ArsR/SmtB family transcription factor: MLPGPAAEDLDLVTVLGALGEPTRLAIVVELAQCDELACGALLDGRIGKSTLSHHLRALREAGIIATRAEGTSKYSRLRCADLDSRFPGLLASILAGAPAAGSLGAATAP; this comes from the coding sequence ATGCTGCCGGGCCCGGCAGCCGAGGACCTCGACCTGGTGACGGTGCTGGGCGCGCTGGGCGAACCGACGCGGCTGGCCATCGTGGTGGAGCTGGCCCAGTGCGACGAGCTGGCGTGCGGGGCGCTCCTGGACGGGCGGATCGGCAAGTCGACCCTCAGCCACCACCTGCGCGCGCTGCGGGAGGCGGGCATCATCGCGACCCGCGCGGAGGGCACCTCCAAGTACTCGCGGCTGCGCTGCGCGGACCTCGACTCCCGCTTCCCCGGCCTGCTCGCCTCCATCCTGGCTGGCGCCCCGGCGGCCGGGAGCCTCGGCGCGGCCACCGCACCGTAA